Within the Deltaproteobacteria bacterium genome, the region GGAGTGTTGCGGCGAGAAGTCGCGAGTGGCCGAGGCCAGGTAGATGCAGCGCGTGAAAGTGATCGGCATGTCCAGCTTCGGCAGCTCCTCGCCCGCCTCCACCTCTTCCCAGAAGCGGTCGCGAAAGACGCGGGCCTTGTACCCGGTCTTGTCGCCTTGGATGACTTCTTCGACCGCCGGGCTCCAGCCGCCCTGCGAGCTGCCGGCGACCGGCGGCGCGCCTTCTTGGCGGCCGTATCCGAAAGCGGTCATGCGCTCGCGCACGATCAGCTCGCCTTTCTGGTTGCGGTAGAGCCGGTCCATGACCCAGAAGTGCCCTTCGCCGACGCGCGCCTTCTTCCACGGCGAAATCGACACCAGCCGCTGGCTGACCGAGACGCGATCGCCGACCTGTAACGGGACATGATTCTCCATCTCAATCTGCGTGATGATGCCAACGGGAAGATTCAACGCTTCCTTGATGTCGTAGTGAATGTGCCGCACCGGCTCGCGCTCGCCCGGCGGCCACGGCCAGCGGAAGTGCATGGCGAAGGTGGTCATCACTGAGCCCGGCGGTGCCACCACGTTGCGAAATCCTTGGGCCCGGGCGTAGTCGGCGTCGAGGTAGAGCGGGTTGCCGTCCTCCAGCGTCTCGCACCAGTGACGGATGAGGTACTCGTTGACAGCGAGCGGCGCCGGCTCGGGCGCTGACTCCTGCGCCAGCTCGCACAGCTTGCGCTTGGCGTCCTCGGAGAGGTACTCGGG harbors:
- a CDS encoding MaoC family dehydratase N-terminal domain-containing protein; its protein translation is MTGDTVLDYIPEYLSEDAKRKLCELAQESAPEPAPLAVNEYLIRHWCETLEDGNPLYLDADYARAQGFRNVVAPPGSVMTTFAMHFRWPWPPGEREPVRHIHYDIKEALNLPVGIITQIEMENHVPLQVGDRVSVSQRLVSISPWKKARVGEGHFWVMDRLYRNQKGELIVRERMTAFGYGRQEGAPPVAGSSQGGWSPAVEEVIQGDKTGYKARVFRDRFWEEVEAGEELPKLDMPITFTRCIYLASATRDFSPQHSNREYAQQRSKTKDIFVNTPFNMGMISRFMTDWGGPRSTVRRMNIAMRGNVCAGDGMIITGKVTKKYITDGEHRVDLEIVIATQDGPVTPCTATLALPSRAPNN